TATTAAGTTCAGACAATGACATAAAACACTTaccacattcagaacaggagtaaggtttctcacctgtgtgcactctctgatgtctAGTAAGTACAAATGATGTcataaaacacttcccacagtcaaaaCAGGAGTACGGCTTCTCTCCCgaatgtatgcgctggtgaactttaaggctACCtgattgagagaaactcttcccacagtcagaacacgagtatggcttctctcccgtatgtatgcgctggtgaccTTTAAGGCTATTTATTCGAGAGAAACACAtcccacaatcagaacaggagtaaggcttctcacctgtgtgcactctcaaATGAACAGCAAGTGCAGATGAAGAagaaaaactcttcccacagacagaacaggagtacggcttctctccagtgtgcacGCGCTGGTGAACTATAAGGCTACccaattgagagaaactcttcccacagtcagaacaggagtaaggcttctctccagtgtgtatgcgtTGGTGAGCTTTAAGGCTATCcatttgagagaaacacttcccacaatcagaacaggagtaaggaatctcacctgtgtgcagtcttttatgAGTAGAAAGATCAGATGACCTTTTGAAAGaattcccacagtcagaacaggagtaaggcttctctccagtgtgtatgcgtTGGTGAATTTTAAGGCTATCCATTTGAGAGAAAAACTTCCCACAGTCCAAACAAGAGTaaggtttctcacctgtgtgcactctctgatgtctAGTAAGTTCAGATGATTTcataaaacacttcccacagtcaggacaggagtatggtttctctcctgtatgtatgcgctggtgacatTTAAGGCTATCcatttgagagaaacacttcccacagtcagaacaggagtaaggcttcacacctgtgtgcactctctgatgtctAGTTAGTTCATAAGGTCTAATGAATGCCTTTCCACAGTCataacaggagtaaggcttctctccagtatgtatgcgctggtgagcttCCAACCTACTTAACTGAGAGAAACTCTTTGCACAAGCAGAACAGCAgaaaggcttctcacctgtgtgcactctctgatgaacAGTAAGTGCAGATGAAGAAAGAagacacttcccacagtcagaacaggagtaaggtttctctccagtatgtaccTTAATGTGTATTTTCAACACTGCTATGGaggagaaatgtttttcacaatggGGACAGAGGTGAGACTTATCGTTGTagtcttcctgttgtttctctccaaGTGTCTCCACTTCAGGAAACCCATCTGTGTGACAGACAGAATATAAGGCCACATTTCAGGACACAATATAATCAAGGTTTCAAGCAACAAGCAGTATTCTGCAGTGAAGTGACACAGAACTTAATACTGCAGTAAGGGTACATTAatctttacattattttgtggCAAGAGACCCTTTGGACAGCTTTGAGACAAAACCGTTTTAAGTAACCCTGGAATTAACCATGCATGCAGACTTAACAACCATCAGATAAAGAAAAACTCAAAACATTTGCTGATGGGTGGAGAGCAGGATGTTATGTTTGAATGAAGGCAAAAgtttcaaataaacattaaaattatGCCACTGACACGCTGTGACA
This is a stretch of genomic DNA from Esox lucius isolate fEsoLuc1 chromosome 11, fEsoLuc1.pri, whole genome shotgun sequence. It encodes these proteins:
- the LOC105008779 gene encoding zinc finger protein OZF-like isoform X4, coding for MREDKPSLLLSFHTEPKHESLDCDCESEAQEALVVSKMTSVKQENKSQTLGLNVTIKDEEEKNVVIINNGEGHLLNQDGFPEVETLGEKQQEDYNDKSHLCPHCEKHFSSIAVLKIHIKVHTGEKPYSCSDCGKCLLSSSALTVHQRVHTGEKPFCCSACAKSFSQLSRLEAHQRIHTGEKPYSCYDCGKAFIRPYELTRHQRVHTGVKPYSCSDCGKCFSQMDSLKCHQRIHTGEKPYSCPDCGKCFMKSSELTRHQRVHTGEKPYSCLDCGKFFSQMDSLKIHQRIHTGEKPYSCSDCGNSFKRSSDLSTHKRLHTGEIPYSCSDCGKCFSQMDSLKAHQRIHTGEKPYSCSDCGKSFSQLGSLIVHQRVHTGEKPYSCSVCGKSFSSSSALAVHLRVHTGEKPYSCSDCGMCFSRINSLKGHQRIHTGEKPYSCSDCGKSFSQSGSLKVHQRIHSGEKPYSCFDCGKCFMTSFVLTRHQRVHTGEKPYSCSECGKCFMSLSELNRHQRVHTGEKPYSCSDCGKCFMTAFELISHQRVHTGEKPYSCSDCGKSFSQLGHLKVHQHIHSGQ
- the LOC105008779 gene encoding zinc finger protein OZF-like isoform X2 → MQREDKPSLLLSFHTEPKHESLDCDCESEAQEALVVSKMTSVKQENKSQTLGLNVTIKDEEEKNVVIINNGEGHLLNQDGFPEVETLGEKQQEDYNDKSHLCPHCEKHFSSIAVLKIHIKVHTGEKPYSCSDCGKCLLSSSALTVHQRVHTGEKPFCCSACAKSFSQLSRLEAHQRIHTGEKPYSCYDCGKAFIRPYELTRHQRVHTGVKPYSCSDCGKCFSQMDSLKCHQRIHTGEKPYSCPDCGKCFMKSSELTRHQRVHTGEKPYSCLDCGKFFSQMDSLKIHQRIHTGEKPYSCSDCGNSFKRSSDLSTHKRLHTGEIPYSCSDCGKCFSQMDSLKAHQRIHTGEKPYSCSDCGKSFSQLGSLIVHQRVHTGEKPYSCSVCGKSFSSSSALAVHLRVHTGEKPYSCSDCGMCFSRINSLKGHQRIHTGEKPYSCSDCGKSFSQSGSLKVHQRIHSGEKPYSCFDCGKCFMTSFVLTRHQRVHTGEKPYSCSECGKCFMSLSELNRHQRVHTGEKPYSCSDCGKCFMTAFELISHQRVHTGEKPYSCSDCGKSFSQLGHLKVHQHIHSGQ
- the LOC105008779 gene encoding zinc finger protein OZF-like isoform X3, with amino-acid sequence MQREDKPSLLFSFHTEPKQESLDSDYEAQWALGDSEMASVKLQEKSQKLGLNVIIKDKEEEKNVVIINYGEGDLLIQDGFPEVETLGEKQQEDYNDKSHLCPHCEKHFSSIAVLKIHIKVHTGEKPYSCSDCGKCLLSSSALTVHQRVHTGEKPFCCSACAKSFSQLSRLEAHQRIHTGEKPYSCYDCGKAFIRPYELTRHQRVHTGVKPYSCSDCGKCFSQMDSLKCHQRIHTGEKPYSCPDCGKCFMKSSELTRHQRVHTGEKPYSCLDCGKFFSQMDSLKIHQRIHTGEKPYSCSDCGNSFKRSSDLSTHKRLHTGEIPYSCSDCGKCFSQMDSLKAHQRIHTGEKPYSCSDCGKSFSQLGSLIVHQRVHTGEKPYSCSVCGKSFSSSSALAVHLRVHTGEKPYSCSDCGMCFSRINSLKGHQRIHTGEKPYSCSDCGKSFSQSGSLKVHQRIHSGEKPYSCFDCGKCFMTSFVLTRHQRVHTGEKPYSCSECGKCFMSLSELNRHQRVHTGEKPYSCSDCGKCFMTAFELISHQRVHTGEKPYSCSDCGKSFSQLGHLKVHQHIHSGQ
- the LOC105008779 gene encoding gastrula zinc finger protein XlCGF17.1-like isoform X6, with protein sequence MQREDKPSLLLSFHTEPKHESLDCDCESEAQEALVVSKMTSVKQENKSQTLGLNVTIKDEEEKNVVIINNGEGHLLNQDGFPEVETLGEKQQEDYNDKSHLCPHCEKHFSSIAVLKIHIKVHTGEKPYSCSDCGKCLLSSSALTVHQRVHTGEKPFCCSACAKSFSQLSRLEAHQRIHTGEKPYSCYDCGKAFIRPYELTRHQRVHTGVKPYSCSDCGKCFSQMDSLKCHQRIHTGEKPYSCPDCGKCFMKSSELTRHQRVHTGHLIFLLIKDCTQVRFLTPVLIVGSVSLKWIALKLTNAYTLERSLTPVLTVGRVSLNWVAL